In Octopus bimaculoides isolate UCB-OBI-ISO-001 chromosome 14, ASM119413v2, whole genome shotgun sequence, the following are encoded in one genomic region:
- the LOC128249363 gene encoding zinc finger protein 177-like yields the protein MLKSIHAGESRFHCEMCGKTFVNNSVLKRHKIRHNEEKSYHCDICGKSFVTNSNLGSHKKIHITEKPFPCEICGKSFVRNTHLKSHIRTHTGEKPFHCETCGKSFTQQLSLKSHIRTHTGEKPYDCDICEKSFTVTSALVVHKRSHTGEKPFHCKICGKSFSNNRLKTHEKIHTGEKLYHCDICGKSFSENGSLKSHKRVHTG from the coding sequence ATGCTCAAATCAATACATGCTGGAGAAAGTCGATTCCATTGCGAAATGTGTGGGAAAACATTCGTTAATAACAGTGTTTTAAAAAGACACAAAATAAGACATAACGAAGAAAAatcttatcactgtgatatttgtgggaaatcttttgtcactAATTCGAATTTAGGTAGTCACAAAAAGATACATATTACAGAAAAACCGTTtccttgtgaaatatgtgggaaatcgtttGTTCGTAATACGCATTTAAAAAGTCACATAAGGacacatactggagaaaaaccgttTCACTGCGAGACTTGTGGGAAATCGTTCACTCAGCAGCTCAGTTTAAAATCACACATAAGaacacacactggagaaaaaccgtaTGATTGTGATATATGTGAGAAATCTTTCACAGTGACGTCTGCTCTTGTAGTTCACAAACGATcacatactggggaaaaaccttTCCACTGTAAAATTTGTGGCAAGTCTTTCAGCAATAACAGATTAAAAACACATGAAaaaatacacactggagaaaaactatatcattgtgatatctgtgggaaatcttTCAGTGAAAATGGTAGTTTAAAATCACACAAAAGAGTACACACTGGATAG
- the LOC106877574 gene encoding zinc finger protein 93, with amino-acid sequence MHTGEKPCHCEICGKSFSDKSTLIAHKRIHMGEKPFRCDICLKFYSSNSSLVFHKRSHSEDKPYTCDVCGKSFIMNSSFLNHKKIHGEKLFRCEICGESFVRSSYVEIHMKTHTGEKPYHCEACGKSFRDSSTLKTHIKRHTGEKPYCCETCGKSFVKNCVLNEHKKRHNKEKSYHCDLCEKSFVTISDLNLHRRIHTGEKPFPCKICGKAFVCSSHLKRHTRTHTGEYFFHCGTCGKAFSENSSLKIHERIHTGEKPFKCQVCGKAFSHSTSLKRHERLHTGDRLYQCEICGAAFNKNSTLKRHERMHTGKNAYN; translated from the coding sequence atgcacactggggaaaaaccgtgccattgtgaaatttgtgggaaatcttTCAGTGACAAGAGTACTTTAATCgcacataaaagaatacacatgGGAGAAAAACCATTTCGTTGTGATATATGTTTGAAATTTTACTCCAGCAATTCCTCTCTTGTGTTCCATAAACGCAGTCATAGTGAAGATAAACCATATACTTGTGATGTATGTGGGAAGTCTTTCATTATGAATTCTAGTTTTCTAAATCACAAAAAAATACATGGAGAAAAGTTATTtcgttgtgaaatatgtggggaaTCTTTTGTCCGGAGTAGTTACGTAGAAATCCATATGAAGAcacacactggagagaagccGTATCATTGTGAAGCATGTGGTAAGTCGTTCCGTGATAGCAGTACTTTAAAAACGCATATAAAAagacacactggagagaaaccttattGCTGTGAGACATGCGGAAAATCGTTTGTCAAGAATTGTGTCTTGAACGAACACAAAAAAAGACACAACAAAGAAAAATCGTATCACTGTGATCTGTGTGAGAAGTCTTTTGTCACTATATCGGATTTAAATTTGCACAGAAGAATACACACCGGAGAAAAACCGTTTCCTTGTAAAATTTGTGGGAAGGCTTTTGTCTGTAGCAGCCATTTAAAAAGACACACGAGGACGCATACTGGGGAATACTTTTTTCACTGCGGAACATGTGGAAAAGCTTTCAGTGAAAATTCTAGTTTAAAAATTCATGAaagaattcatacaggagaaaaaccatttaaGTGTCAGGTGTGTGGGAAAGCATTCAGTCATAGCACTTCTTTAAAAAGACATGAAAGACTACACACTGGAGATAGACTGTATCAATGTGAGATATGTGGAGCAGCTTTCAATAAAAACAGCACATTAAAAAGACATGAAAGAATGCATACAGGAAAAAATGCATATAATTGA